In Pseudomonas alcaliphila JAB1, a single window of DNA contains:
- a CDS encoding copper resistance protein B, translating into MTTRFSRPSLLALAVSLSAFSGGVTLAAEEMDHSAMGHGTMSMDHSQMSHGATKAPMEGMDHSKMDHGAMQGASGSMDHSQMGHGQSQEKAQAMDHSKMGHGAMQGQMEGMDHSKMNHGSAEAPRTTSRTPIPVLTDADRQAAFPPLPGHKVHDSAINSFFLLDQLEYQDADEGSTLAWDASGWVGGDINRVWFRSEGERTNGVTEDAELQLLYGRSIGPWWDVVAGVRQDFKPESPQTWAAFGIQGMALYAFEAEATAFVGENGQTAARLEGEYDILLTNRLILQPTAEMNFYGKNDPERGVGSGLANTELGLRLRYEIVRQFAPYIGVSWSRSYGNTADMVRDEGGDVDEARFVAGIRMWF; encoded by the coding sequence ATGACCACTAGGTTTTCACGTCCATCTCTCTTGGCGCTGGCTGTGTCGCTGAGTGCGTTCAGCGGCGGCGTTACTTTGGCTGCGGAAGAAATGGATCATTCGGCAATGGGGCACGGCACCATGTCGATGGACCATAGCCAGATGAGCCACGGCGCTACCAAAGCGCCGATGGAGGGCATGGATCACAGCAAGATGGACCATGGTGCCATGCAGGGTGCTTCGGGCAGCATGGATCATAGCCAGATGGGCCACGGCCAGAGCCAAGAGAAGGCCCAGGCTATGGATCACAGCAAGATGGGGCATGGCGCCATGCAAGGACAGATGGAGGGCATGGATCATTCAAAGATGAACCATGGCTCCGCTGAAGCCCCGAGAACCACCAGCCGTACGCCGATTCCCGTTCTGACGGATGCTGATCGCCAAGCGGCTTTCCCGCCATTACCTGGCCACAAGGTTCACGACAGCGCCATCAACAGTTTTTTCCTGCTCGATCAGCTCGAATACCAGGACGCAGATGAGGGCAGCACCCTGGCCTGGGATGCGTCGGGCTGGGTAGGCGGTGATATCAACCGGGTCTGGTTCCGCTCCGAAGGCGAGCGTACCAACGGCGTGACCGAGGATGCTGAATTACAGCTGCTGTACGGCCGCTCGATCGGCCCTTGGTGGGATGTCGTCGCGGGCGTTCGCCAGGACTTCAAACCGGAGTCGCCGCAGACTTGGGCCGCCTTCGGTATCCAGGGCATGGCGCTTTACGCCTTTGAGGCCGAAGCCACGGCCTTCGTCGGCGAGAATGGCCAAACTGCTGCCCGACTGGAGGGCGAGTACGACATTCTGCTGACCAACCGGCTGATTCTCCAGCCAACTGCCGAAATGAACTTCTACGGCAAGAACGATCCTGAGCGAGGTGTGGGGTCTGGGTTGGCAAATACCGAGCTCGGCTTGCGTCTGCGTTACGAGATTGTCAGGCAGTTTGCCCCCTATATCGGGGTTTCCTGGAGCCGCTCCTATGGCAACACGGCAGACATGGTGCGCGACGAGGGCGGTGATGTAGACGAGGCGCGTTTTGTCGCCGGTATCCGGATGTGGTTTTGA
- a CDS encoding copper resistance system multicopper oxidase, with translation MQSKTTRRTFVKGLAATGIIGGLGLWRTPVWAVNSPGQPNVLTGNEFDLFIGETPVNITGAARTAMTINGSLPGPILRWREGDTVTLRVRNRLKEDTSIHWHGIILPANMDGVPGLSFHGIAPDGMYEYKFKVNQNGTYWYHSHSGLQEQLGVYGALVIDAKEPEPFSYDRDYVVLLSDWTDENPTRVLAKLKKQSDYYNQHKRTVGDFIDDVSEMGWSAAVADRKMWAEMKMSPTDLADVSGYTYTYLMNGQAPDGNWTGIFKPGEKIRLRFINASAMTYFDVRIPGLKMTVVAADGLHVKPVSVDEFRIAVAETYDVIIEPDSEQAYTVFAQSMDRTGYARGTLAVQEGLSAPVPSPDPRPLIAMGDMGMDHGSMGGMDHGSMAGMDHGSMAGMDHGSMQGGMAGMDHSQMAGMDHSNMAGMAGMAGNMQAHPASETNNPLVDMQTMTPTHKLDDPGIGLRDNGRRVLTYSDLRSTFPDPDGREPSRTIELHLTGHMEKFSWSFDGIKSSDAEPLRLKYGERVRITLVNDTMMTHPIHLHGMWSDLEDANGNFLVRKHTIDMPPGSKRSYRVTADALGRWAYHCHLLLHMEMGMFREVRVDE, from the coding sequence ATGCAAAGCAAAACCACAAGGCGCACCTTCGTCAAAGGCCTGGCAGCCACCGGTATTATCGGCGGACTTGGCCTGTGGCGCACGCCGGTCTGGGCGGTGAACAGCCCCGGCCAGCCCAACGTACTGACTGGTAACGAATTCGACCTATTCATCGGTGAAACCCCGGTGAACATCACCGGCGCAGCGCGCACGGCCATGACCATCAACGGCTCGCTCCCTGGGCCGATTCTTCGTTGGCGCGAAGGCGATACCGTCACATTGCGCGTGCGCAACCGCCTCAAGGAGGACACCTCCATCCATTGGCACGGCATCATCCTGCCGGCGAACATGGATGGTGTTCCTGGCCTGAGCTTCCATGGCATCGCCCCTGATGGCATGTATGAGTACAAGTTCAAGGTCAACCAGAACGGCACCTACTGGTATCACAGCCATTCTGGGCTCCAGGAGCAGCTCGGCGTATACGGTGCGCTGGTCATCGATGCCAAGGAGCCCGAGCCCTTCAGTTACGACCGTGATTACGTCGTGTTGCTGAGCGACTGGACGGATGAAAATCCAACGCGGGTACTGGCCAAGCTCAAGAAACAGTCGGACTACTACAACCAGCACAAACGCACCGTTGGTGACTTCATCGATGACGTAAGCGAGATGGGTTGGTCCGCCGCCGTAGCCGACCGTAAGATGTGGGCCGAAATGAAGATGAGCCCGACTGATCTCGCCGACGTCAGTGGCTACACCTACACCTACCTGATGAACGGCCAGGCACCTGATGGCAACTGGACCGGCATATTCAAACCGGGCGAGAAGATTCGTCTGCGTTTCATCAATGCCTCGGCCATGACGTACTTCGATGTGCGCATCCCAGGCCTGAAGATGACTGTGGTTGCGGCCGATGGTCTGCACGTCAAACCGGTCAGCGTCGACGAGTTCCGTATCGCCGTGGCCGAGACCTACGACGTGATCATCGAACCAGACAGCGAACAGGCCTATACCGTGTTTGCCCAATCCATGGACCGCACTGGCTATGCGCGCGGCACCCTTGCGGTACAGGAAGGGTTGAGTGCACCGGTACCAAGCCCTGACCCGCGCCCACTGATTGCCATGGGTGACATGGGCATGGACCACGGCAGCATGGGCGGCATGGATCATGGGAGCATGGCCGGAATGGACCACGGCAGTATGGCGGGCATGGATCATGGCAGCATGCAGGGTGGCATGGCTGGTATGGATCACAGCCAGATGGCCGGAATGGATCATTCAAACATGGCTGGCATGGCTGGCATGGCTGGCAACATGCAGGCACACCCGGCCTCAGAGACCAACAATCCTTTGGTCGACATGCAGACCATGACGCCGACGCACAAGCTGGACGACCCAGGTATCGGCCTGCGTGATAACGGCCGGCGCGTCCTGACTTACTCTGACCTGCGCAGCACCTTCCCTGATCCGGACGGGCGTGAGCCAAGTCGCACCATCGAGCTGCACCTTACCGGGCACATGGAGAAATTCTCCTGGTCCTTCGATGGCATCAAGTCCTCTGACGCCGAGCCTCTGCGCCTCAAGTACGGCGAGCGTGTTCGCATCACGCTGGTCAACGACACCATGATGACTCACCCGATCCATCTTCATGGCATGTGGAGTGATCTGGAGGATGCGAACGGCAATTTCCTGGTGCGTAAACACACCATCGACATGCCGCCAGGTTCCAAGCGCAGCTATCGGGTGACCGCCGATGCGTTGGGACGTTGGGCCTATCACTGCCACCTGTTGCTCCACATGGAAATGGGCATGTTCCGTGAAGTCCGTGTGGATGAGTAA
- a CDS encoding cytochrome c: protein MKRTIKTLVAAGVVGSTAVLAGAYFGVVNVGADDPHFPAVHAFLTMARDRSIEVRSRDIEVPNLDDQALIRAGAGNYNSMCIGCHLAPGVAETELSQSLYPAPPNLAKIGVDGNPSAAFWVIKHGIKATGMPAWGKSMGDEYIWGMVAFLNQLPTMDAKQYQTLVASSGGHQHGGGETQMHNHEGQHGDNKPGHHDNSGGGDDHHGSGDAGEPGHHDAAATDSEGGSAPKAGHHSDMSGDDHHAGDEASSNGGDHHAEQAPNASPKTHTHADGKEHVHES from the coding sequence ATGAAAAGAACAATTAAAACTTTGGTGGCGGCCGGCGTGGTCGGTAGCACAGCTGTCCTGGCCGGCGCCTACTTTGGCGTGGTCAACGTGGGGGCCGACGATCCCCATTTTCCTGCAGTGCATGCGTTTCTCACGATGGCCCGTGACCGCTCTATCGAAGTCCGTTCGCGGGACATCGAGGTTCCCAACCTGGATGATCAAGCTCTTATTCGCGCCGGTGCGGGCAACTACAACTCCATGTGTATCGGCTGTCATTTGGCGCCAGGTGTGGCGGAGACCGAGCTAAGCCAATCGCTTTATCCTGCGCCCCCCAACCTCGCCAAGATCGGTGTCGATGGCAATCCGTCAGCAGCGTTCTGGGTGATCAAGCATGGCATCAAGGCAACGGGTATGCCTGCGTGGGGCAAGAGCATGGGAGACGAGTACATCTGGGGCATGGTTGCCTTCCTCAACCAACTGCCGACGATGGATGCCAAGCAATACCAAACACTCGTCGCATCCAGTGGCGGCCATCAGCACGGTGGTGGGGAAACGCAGATGCATAACCATGAAGGACAGCACGGCGACAACAAGCCTGGCCATCATGACAATAGTGGCGGTGGCGATGACCATCATGGATCAGGTGATGCTGGAGAGCCTGGTCATCACGATGCCGCGGCTACGGATAGCGAGGGTGGCTCCGCACCTAAGGCAGGTCACCATTCGGATATGAGTGGCGATGACCACCATGCTGGAGATGAGGCGTCGTCCAACGGAGGTGATCATCACGCCGAGCAGGCTCCGAACGCCTCGCCCAAGACCCACACCCACGCCGATGGCAAAGAGCACGTACATGAAAGCTAA
- the lnt gene encoding apolipoprotein N-acyltransferase, protein MPLAFAPVGWAWLAVIALATFFVLTAQSSRRQALWSAYLFGLGYFGVGVSWVFISISQYGNGPVVAVLVTAAFVSLLALFPWGVAYLVRCLRPEMDAMALWLGLPAAWVLSEWMRTWFLTGFPWLFIGYSQTDTTLATIAPVFGVLGVSLLVALLAGGLAWVVQGPSLRRAAVVGAVLVATLAGLQLLDREWTQPAADPIDVVLLQGNIAQDKKWDPRYRDITLERYQALTAQHLGADIVIWPEAAIPMWHDQAKAYLAELEALADQAGTSLMIGVPVREAEGRTYNAVVSLSDPSGFYYKRHLVPFGEYVPFRDLLGSALDVLGAPMSDFTPGREAHVLNAAGVPVGALICYEAVFGAEVTELLPEAQLLVNVSNDAWFGSSLGPLQHFQMARMRAIETGRDLLRATNTGITAAINHEGKVLKRAPQFEVATLSAEVTPRTGAPPYVRWRDWPVLGLTALGLGLLLLRRIRRHHRLGT, encoded by the coding sequence ATGCCGCTTGCCTTTGCCCCTGTGGGCTGGGCATGGCTTGCGGTGATCGCTCTGGCAACATTTTTTGTCCTGACCGCGCAGTCTTCAAGGCGTCAGGCGCTGTGGTCGGCCTACCTCTTTGGCCTTGGCTACTTCGGCGTGGGTGTCTCCTGGGTCTTTATCAGCATTAGCCAGTACGGCAATGGCCCCGTGGTGGCGGTGTTAGTCACGGCGGCCTTTGTCTCGCTGCTCGCCCTCTTTCCATGGGGCGTCGCGTACCTCGTGCGCTGCCTGCGCCCTGAGATGGATGCAATGGCACTCTGGCTAGGGCTACCTGCGGCATGGGTGCTGAGTGAATGGATGCGCACCTGGTTCTTGACCGGCTTTCCCTGGCTCTTCATTGGCTACAGCCAGACCGACACCACACTTGCCACTATCGCTCCCGTCTTTGGCGTGCTTGGCGTGAGTTTACTGGTGGCACTTCTCGCTGGCGGGCTTGCCTGGGTTGTCCAGGGGCCAAGCCTGCGCCGTGCTGCGGTAGTCGGTGCCGTGTTAGTCGCTACCCTCGCCGGCTTGCAACTGCTGGATCGTGAATGGACGCAGCCAGCCGCTGACCCGATCGATGTCGTCCTCTTGCAAGGAAACATCGCGCAAGACAAGAAATGGGACCCGAGATACCGGGACATCACACTTGAGCGCTATCAGGCGCTTACCGCGCAGCATCTCGGAGCCGATATCGTGATCTGGCCAGAAGCGGCAATCCCGATGTGGCATGACCAGGCCAAAGCATATCTTGCTGAGCTTGAGGCGTTAGCCGATCAGGCAGGCACATCGTTAATGATTGGCGTCCCGGTACGCGAGGCGGAGGGCCGTACCTACAACGCCGTGGTAAGCCTCTCCGATCCCTCAGGCTTCTACTACAAACGCCACCTGGTGCCCTTCGGTGAATATGTTCCGTTTCGGGATCTTTTGGGGTCGGCCCTCGACGTGCTCGGGGCGCCCATGTCCGACTTCACACCGGGACGGGAAGCGCACGTCCTGAATGCAGCAGGGGTGCCCGTAGGGGCACTCATCTGCTACGAGGCGGTCTTTGGTGCCGAAGTCACTGAGCTTCTGCCCGAAGCGCAGTTACTGGTGAATGTCAGCAACGATGCCTGGTTCGGCAGCTCGCTCGGCCCCCTCCAGCATTTCCAGATGGCACGCATGCGTGCCATCGAAACCGGACGTGACCTTCTTCGAGCCACGAACACCGGTATCACAGCAGCCATCAATCATGAGGGCAAAGTGCTCAAGCGTGCTCCGCAGTTCGAAGTGGCCACCCTCAGCGCCGAAGTGACACCGCGAACTGGCGCGCCCCCTTATGTGCGCTGGCGGGATTGGCCTGTCCTTGGCCTGACCGCACTCGGACTCGGCCTGCTCCTGCTCCGTCGAATTCGTCGGCATCATCGGTTGGGTACATGA
- a CDS encoding co-regulatory protein PtrA N-terminal domain-containing protein, which yields MKSIKALLVVTALSISSLAMAEGGADRTFARMEQARQTSLEAYRVAQQQKVEAPVASSPTEQAEHTNC from the coding sequence ATGAAATCGATCAAAGCTCTGCTTGTAGTTACTGCTCTGAGCATCTCCAGCTTGGCAATGGCTGAAGGTGGTGCTGACCGAACCTTCGCGCGCATGGAGCAGGCACGCCAGACGTCTCTGGAGGCCTACCGGGTGGCCCAGCAGCAGAAAGTTGAGGCTCCTGTAGCCAGCAGTCCAACCGAGCAAGCAGAGCACACCAACTGCTGA
- a CDS encoding OprD family porin produces the protein MNNRTLLGLSLLTLSVSTGQAAMAADEKGEGFIEGSSLTILNRNLYFNRDFRKGQSSSSGNGYSEEWAHGVIGRFESGFTEGTIGFGVDAFAMLGLKLDTGDGRSGAGGSVDVMPYNSLGQAEDNYSKLGGAVKTRFMDTEIKVGDVFPVSPVVQYGDARLLPESFRGVTVVNSSVEGLSLQGGRLHSMSQPNTSSMRDGFATFYAGEVDSPWIAYFGGDYTLNDNVGFSLYTSRLKDAWNQYYAGTTLSYPLADDVALIGGLNYYKAVDEGRQLLGSFDNNIWSGKVGIQFGAHTVLVGLQRNNGDDDFDYLRQSDSIYLDNSIQYSDFNSPKEKSWQVRYDLDMEPFGVPGLSFMTRYAQGWDADYSNANEVYMRRDDNGDPLTNQKRWERDIEAKYVVQSGSLKDMSFRIRQATTRATDFESDLDEFRLIVEYPLEVL, from the coding sequence ATGAATAACAGAACCCTGTTAGGACTTTCTCTGCTCACTCTGAGCGTCAGTACCGGGCAAGCTGCAATGGCCGCCGACGAGAAAGGCGAGGGATTTATCGAAGGCAGCAGCCTGACCATCCTCAATCGAAATCTCTACTTCAACCGTGACTTCCGCAAAGGCCAGTCCAGCAGCTCGGGTAATGGCTATTCGGAAGAGTGGGCGCATGGCGTGATAGGCAGATTCGAGTCTGGTTTCACCGAGGGCACCATAGGCTTTGGTGTCGATGCCTTTGCCATGCTAGGGCTCAAGCTTGACACCGGCGACGGCCGTTCTGGAGCAGGCGGCTCAGTCGACGTGATGCCTTACAACAGCCTCGGGCAGGCTGAGGACAACTACTCCAAACTGGGGGGCGCGGTGAAAACTCGGTTCATGGATACCGAGATCAAGGTAGGCGACGTCTTTCCCGTCAGCCCGGTCGTCCAATACGGTGATGCACGGCTTTTACCGGAGAGTTTCCGAGGTGTCACCGTGGTCAACAGCAGCGTGGAAGGACTGTCGCTTCAGGGCGGTCGCCTCCACTCGATGAGCCAACCCAATACCAGCAGCATGCGCGACGGCTTCGCTACCTTCTACGCGGGCGAAGTGGACTCGCCATGGATCGCCTATTTCGGTGGTGATTACACGCTTAATGACAACGTCGGCTTTAGTCTCTACACCAGCCGCCTCAAGGATGCCTGGAATCAATATTACGCGGGCACCACGCTGAGCTACCCGCTTGCGGACGATGTCGCCTTGATCGGCGGGCTGAACTACTACAAGGCGGTCGATGAAGGGAGGCAGCTCCTCGGGAGCTTCGATAACAACATCTGGAGCGGCAAGGTCGGCATCCAATTCGGCGCTCATACAGTGCTGGTGGGTCTCCAGCGCAACAATGGCGATGATGACTTCGACTACTTGCGCCAATCGGACTCCATCTACCTCGACAACTCCATCCAGTACAGCGACTTCAACTCGCCGAAGGAGAAGTCATGGCAAGTGCGCTATGACCTGGATATGGAGCCTTTCGGTGTGCCTGGATTGAGCTTCATGACTCGATATGCCCAGGGCTGGGATGCCGACTACAGCAACGCCAACGAAGTCTATATGCGCCGTGATGACAACGGCGATCCGTTGACCAACCAGAAGCGCTGGGAGCGGGACATCGAGGCCAAGTACGTTGTGCAGTCTGGGTCGTTGAAGGACATGTCCTTTCGCATTCGACAAGCCACGACTCGCGCCACCGACTTCGAGTCGGATTTGGATGAGTTCCGCCTGATTGTCGAGTACCCGCTGGAAGTTCTCTAA
- a CDS encoding DUF411 domain-containing protein — protein MKAKYLALLAALSVTSAVQAADALTIDVHRDANCGCCKKWISHLEANGFKVVDHVESNMTAVKQRLGVAPRLASCHTAVIDGKFVEGHVPAAQVIELTKRDDLLGIAVPGMPAGSPGMEVDGVQHAYQVIGLTKTGSDQVVAEYPAQ, from the coding sequence ATGAAAGCTAAATATCTGGCCTTACTGGCCGCTCTCTCCGTCACGTCTGCGGTTCAAGCAGCTGATGCCCTGACGATTGATGTCCATCGTGATGCCAATTGCGGATGTTGCAAGAAGTGGATTTCACACCTCGAAGCGAATGGCTTCAAAGTCGTCGACCATGTTGAAAGCAACATGACAGCAGTGAAGCAAAGACTGGGCGTCGCGCCACGGTTAGCGTCTTGCCACACCGCGGTGATTGACGGCAAGTTCGTCGAAGGTCATGTGCCGGCGGCTCAGGTCATCGAACTCACCAAGCGCGATGATCTGCTGGGCATCGCTGTTCCCGGGATGCCGGCGGGCTCCCCCGGCATGGAAGTCGATGGCGTACAGCATGCCTACCAGGTCATTGGCTTGACCAAGACGGGTTCTGATCAGGTCGTTGCAGAATATCCCGCCCAGTAG
- a CDS encoding DUF2790 domain-containing protein, with product MKNLKVIAALAVMVVSSAALAEGGADRVYGRMIQANEQAMQEYAAANGKNPPEVIHYRYGMKLDIARVVATTPTDSSCGVMPAQMTYEDSNGDLNILEYRAAGTGCLNQN from the coding sequence ATGAAAAACCTCAAAGTTATTGCAGCCCTTGCCGTTATGGTTGTTTCCTCTGCCGCTCTGGCAGAAGGCGGCGCTGATCGTGTTTATGGTCGGATGATTCAGGCCAATGAGCAGGCCATGCAAGAGTATGCTGCCGCTAACGGAAAGAATCCGCCTGAAGTTATTCATTACCGCTACGGCATGAAACTCGATATCGCCAGGGTCGTGGCCACTACCCCGACGGACTCTAGCTGCGGTGTGATGCCGGCCCAGATGACCTACGAGGACTCCAATGGCGATCTGAATATTCTTGAATACCGGGCAGCCGGGACAGGTTGCCTTAATCAAAACTAG
- the lspA gene encoding signal peptidase II — protein sequence MSTYGSRLAEKAHEPGKAMRWLWLSLLLLFVDQASKYLASTMLAHGESVPAAPFFNWVHRHNTGAAFSFLADVGGWQQPLFIGLALVISILLVYWLWRSPRVLSYRLALSAILGGALGNVADRLRLGYVEDFLDFHYAQWHWPSFNLADVWIFLGVALFIWAEIRHQPGSRRR from the coding sequence ATGTCTACTTATGGCAGTCGGCTCGCAGAGAAAGCCCACGAGCCGGGAAAGGCGATGCGCTGGCTGTGGCTCTCGCTCCTGTTACTGTTTGTCGATCAGGCGAGCAAGTACCTTGCCAGCACCATGCTAGCGCATGGTGAAAGCGTGCCTGCCGCACCCTTCTTCAATTGGGTCCACCGCCACAATACGGGGGCGGCCTTCAGCTTTCTCGCGGATGTCGGCGGTTGGCAGCAGCCGCTTTTCATCGGACTGGCCCTGGTTATCTCGATATTACTGGTGTACTGGCTTTGGCGTTCACCACGCGTACTGAGTTATCGGCTCGCCCTCAGTGCGATCCTCGGCGGCGCGTTGGGCAATGTCGCAGATCGCTTGCGGTTAGGCTACGTAGAGGATTTTCTCGATTTTCACTATGCCCAGTGGCACTGGCCATCGTTCAACCTAGCGGACGTATGGATCTTCCTCGGTGTCGCCCTCTTTATTTGGGCGGAAATACGACATCAACCAGGCAGCCGCCGCCGCTGA